The following are encoded together in the Strongyloides ratti genome assembly S_ratti_ED321, chromosome : 2 genome:
- a CDS encoding Protein kinase domain and Serine/threonine-/dual specificity protein kinase, catalytic domain and Protein kinase-like domain-containing protein, translated as MTSTGKVKRKSSLSIHDARIAGLYDLEHTIGKGHFAVVRLAKHVFTGERVAIKVIDKTKLDHISTNHIMQEVRCMKLVQHPNIVRLYEVIDTQTKLFLILELGDYDMFDYIMKNCEKGCDERQAQHYFSQIIKAIDYCHALRVVHRDLKPENVVFFEKLGMAKLTDFGFSNLYTPGETLKTSCGSLAYSAPEILLGDSYEATAVDVWSAGVLLYMLLCGRLPFQEATDGETLTKILDCKYSIPETVSKEAKSLISRMLVKDPRNRATMAEIVQHPWVIKGDKGLTEALPLIVREHLPDSAHNTIIDQMVIGGIGTESEILNALESDEYSYVTATYYLLAERVLSSIRQEQAARLLTNIPSTSDTEERDTDFECSKDTTNISISGRSRSNSFRGFPNRRQCSILKEESEEELSTYLRSPSRQSSRIFNKIPRSESRFGSLQAHSATDEITFNSSLSSPSIKSPPPILSLFLFNTEDILTPINENEISGEVVDGSKNVTHSLQMPSNPSSVISYTSSVLTSHESDDSDYCQKSSPTSMCSFKSLELPPTIRRLRGKKSNKLSRTASEPSDKSKNNITRQLSSCVPSSNKSFKTSLVRRNSSPSVSMLGLTSIASSRDRVSPQVIQGLLEVTRISSRMGRAASPDSRISSRSPSPTSTSGRQSPNQLGSFVSRIKSNMLPSGGMRKLSSSPHLLGICEESEDLSDITPTNNSKSNTTYNYTQPRSTRSSSMVVNTIPELILTKRKTSEGKLDRKYSDLYASSAVAYNNTRSVRHRQSIVSPDFMKRYETHQKIVCKTRRSMSCSSSETSEDDSQERRLSLINQKYCQKKDDHFSDDDDLSTFKGSLQNNTFASEQVPKNSNDSSKSNDANNSPTSNNSNNTSKHEACTIAENTSDNIEQKKNSSTTIFFRSEIAEKVLYDLENDQENRNILKVLRKTESLNNVYKNNTDNQDEYSSLQSIVSSSFESLHSQDSGYALGRESPTSEFSPKPNDITNNIIESRDFIISTS; from the exons GAATAGCTGGTTTATATGATTTGGAACATACAATTGGAAAGGGACATTTTGCTGTAGTTAGATTAGCTAAGCATGTATTTACCGGTGAACGGGTTGCCATAAAAGTAATAGACAAAACAAAATTAGATCATATTTCAACAAATCATATAATGCAAGAAGTTAGATGTATGAAACTTGTCCAACATCCAAATATAGTTAGATTGTATGAAGTTATTGATACgcaaacaaaattatttttaatcttagAACTTGGAGATTATGATATGTTTGattatataatgaaaaattgtGAAAAG gGGTGTGATGAACGGCAGGCTCAACATTATTTTTCTCAAATTATTAAAGCTATTGATTATTGTCATGCTTTACGAGTTGTACATCGTGATTTGAAACCAGAAAATGTTGTGTTTTTTGAAAAACTTGGAATGGCAAAATTGACTGATTTTGGTTTTTCAAATTTGTATACACCGGGAGAAACATTAAAAACATCCTGTGGTTCTCTTGCTTATTCAGCTCCTGAAATTTTATTAGGTGATTCATATGAAGCTACTGCGGTAGATGTTTGGAGTGCTGgtgtattattatatatgcTTCTTTGTGGAAGATTACCATTTCAAGAAGCAACCGATGGTGAaacattaacaaaaatattagattGTAAATATTCTATTCCTGAGACTGTTTCTAAAGAAGCAAAATCATTAATTTCAAGAATGCTGGTAAAAGATCCAAGAAATCGAGCAACAATGGCTGAAATTGTTCAACACCCATGGGTAATAAAGGGTGACAAAGGTCTTACTGAAGCTTTACCTTTAATTGTTAGAGAACATTTACCTGATAGTGCTCATAATACAATAATTGATCAAATGGTTATTGGAGGTATTGGAACTGAAagtgaaattttaaatgctTTAGAATCTGATGAATATTCTTATGTTACAGCAACATATTATTTGTTAGCTGAACGAGTTTTGTCATCTATAAGACAAGAACAGGCAGCTAGACTTTTAACAAACATTCCATCAACATCTGATACTGAAGAAAGAGATACAGATTTTGAATGTTCAAAAGATACaacaaatatttcaattagTGGAAGAAGTCGTTCAAATTCTTTTAGAGGTTTTCCAAATAGACGACAATGCAGTATACTAAAAGAAGAAAGTGAGGAAGAATTAAGTACATATTTAAGATCTCCTTCTCGTCAATCATCGAG GATTTTCAACAAAATACCTCGGTCTGAAAGTAGATTTGGATCATTGCAGGCACATTCTGCTACAGATGAAATCACTTTTAATTCATCATTATCAAGTCCTTCTATAAAATCACCTCCTCCTATcctatctttatttttattcaatacTGAAGATATTTTAACTCCTATCAATGAAAATGAGATATCAGGAGAGGTTGTTGATGGTTCAAAAAATGTAACTCATTCTCTACAAATGCCTTCAAATCCATCTTCTGTAATATCTTATACATCTTCAGTATTAACATCACATGAAAGTGATGATTCAGATTATTGTCAAAAATCTTCACCCACATCTATGTGttcatttaaaagtttagAGTTACCTCCTACTATACGTCGTTTAAGAGGAAAAAAGTCAAATAAACTTTCAAGAACTGCTTCTGAACCCTCAGATAAAtctaaaaacaatattacaAGACAATTGTCTTCTTGTGTACCTTCTtcaaataaatcttttaaaacatCTTTAGTTAGGAG aAATTCATCACCATCTGTATCTATGCTTGGATTAACTTCAATTGCATCTTCGCGTGATAGAGTTTCACCTCAAGTTATACAAGGATTACTTGAAGTTACAAGAATTTCTAGTAGAATGGGTAGAGCTGCTTCTCCTGATTCAAGAATAAGTTCTCGATCCCCATCTCCAACATCTACTTCTGGAAGACAATCACCAAATCAACTTGGAAGTTTTGTATCACGAATTAAATCAAACATGTTACCATCTGGTGGTATGAGAAAATTAAGTTCTTCTCCTCATTTATTAGGAATTTGTGAAGAAAGTGAAGATTTATCAGATATTACACCTACTAACAACTCAAAATCTAATACAACCTATAATTATACCCAACCACGTAGTACACGAAGTTCAAGTATGGTTGTAAATACAATTCCAGaacttattttaacaaaaagaaaaacatcTGAAGGAAAATTAGATAGAAAATATAGTGATTTATATGCATCAAGTGCAGTTGCGTATAATAATACAAGATCTGTTCGCCATAGACAATCTATAGTATCACCTGATTTTATGAAACGTTATGAAACACATCAAAAAATAGTATGTAAGACACGTCGTTCTATGAGTTGTTCATCCAGTGAAACATCAGAAGATGATTCTCAAGAAAGGCGTTTAAGTTTAATTAACCAAAAATATTGTCAAAAGAAAGATGATCATTTTAGTGATGATGATGATCTTAGTACATTTAAAGGTtcattacaaaataatacttttgcATCTGAGCAAGTACCAAAAAATAGTAATGATTCTTCAAAATCAAATGATGCTAATAATTCACCAACATCaaataattctaataatACTTCAAAACATGAAGCAT GTACCATTGCTGAAAATACTTCTGATAATattgaacaaaaaaaaaattcatcaacaacaattttttttcgtTCAGAAATAGCTGAAAAAGTGTTATATGATTTAGAAAATGATCAAGAAAAtcgtaatattttaaaagtattaagaAAAACAGAATCCttaaataatgtatataaaaataatactgaTAATCAAGATGAATACTCATCTTTACAATCTATAGTTTCATCATCTTTTGAATCATTGCATTCACAAGATTCTGGATATGCTTTAGGCAGAGAATCACCAACATCTGAGTTTTCTCCAAAACCAAAtgatataacaaataatattattgagAGTCGGgattttataatatctacatcttaa